One window of Cohnella hashimotonis genomic DNA carries:
- a CDS encoding TetR/AcrR family transcriptional regulator → MDDKEEAALRPERRDAAENRQRILDAALRLFNRHGAGQVSMNQIATEAQIGPGTLYRRYRNKSELCLDLMKDNIVLLFDDIEAYLETHRDGSPSLRLRGIVSLFVGFREKKNQLLAGVEESPPANRTRPRALSPLYGQLHEILVAQFEEMRGSAQANAVFRADMLLVALSSESYAAQRDVRGLSPEEIVAQLELTFFPERN, encoded by the coding sequence ATGGACGATAAAGAAGAAGCAGCCCTGCGCCCGGAGCGGCGCGATGCCGCCGAGAACCGCCAGCGCATACTGGACGCTGCGCTTCGGCTGTTCAACAGGCACGGCGCCGGCCAGGTCAGCATGAACCAGATCGCGACCGAGGCGCAGATCGGCCCGGGCACGCTCTATCGCAGATACCGCAACAAAAGCGAGCTGTGCCTCGATCTGATGAAGGACAACATCGTCCTTCTTTTCGACGATATCGAAGCTTATCTCGAGACCCATCGCGACGGCTCGCCGAGCCTGCGGCTGCGGGGCATCGTGAGCCTGTTCGTCGGTTTCCGCGAGAAAAAGAACCAGCTGCTGGCGGGCGTCGAGGAGTCCCCGCCGGCCAACCGCACCAGGCCGAGAGCGCTCAGTCCGCTGTACGGGCAGCTGCACGAGATCCTGGTCGCGCAGTTCGAGGAGATGCGCGGATCCGCGCAGGCGAACGCCGTATTCAGAGCGGACATGCTGCTCGTGGCGCTCAGCAGCGAGTCCTACGCCGCGCAGCGGGACGTTCGCGGGCTGTCGCCGGAGGAAATCGTCGCGCAGCTCGAACTGACCTTTTTCCCGGAACGGAACTGA
- a CDS encoding cysteine hydrolase family protein gives MERQSGKTALLVMDMQQSIVARYAMDEARWRPFQTAVRAARAHGVQVIYVRLAFREGYPEVHPGNKMFAGLAQYGGATVEDAGTQILDEVRPEPGEPVVTKVRVSAFAGSGLDVLLRARGIESLVLCGVSTSGVVLSTLREAADRDFALTVLSDACLDADPEVHRVLTEKVFPRQADVLTAGEWADGLN, from the coding sequence ATGGAACGACAATCCGGCAAGACGGCGCTGCTCGTCATGGATATGCAGCAGTCGATCGTCGCGAGATACGCGATGGACGAGGCGCGTTGGCGGCCATTCCAGACGGCCGTTCGCGCGGCGCGAGCGCACGGCGTTCAGGTCATTTATGTCCGGCTCGCCTTCCGCGAAGGGTATCCCGAGGTTCATCCGGGCAATAAAATGTTCGCCGGACTGGCCCAATACGGCGGCGCGACGGTCGAGGACGCGGGCACGCAGATTCTCGACGAGGTGCGGCCCGAGCCGGGCGAGCCTGTGGTCACCAAGGTTCGGGTCAGCGCGTTCGCGGGCAGCGGGCTCGACGTCCTTCTCCGAGCGCGCGGGATCGAATCGCTCGTCCTCTGCGGCGTCTCCACGAGCGGCGTCGTGCTGTCGACGCTGCGGGAAGCGGCGGACCGGGACTTCGCTCTGACGGTGCTTTCTGACGCCTGCCTCGATGCCGACCCCGAAGTGCACCGCGTGCTCACCGAGAAAGTTTTCCCGCGCCAGGCGGACGTGCTGACCGCGGGCGAATGGGCGGACGGCTTGAACTAA
- a CDS encoding MFS transporter, which produces MIKEKIWTRDFVVVCLSSFFMFLTFYILATAFPLYVKDSMHGSQQQMGLAITIYVVGGVLGRPLSGMWADRFGKKRMTVIGLAVFLAACIAYFGAKGMLLFLAVRLVHGVSYAVASTASSAAATSLVPRTRQGEGVGYYSMFMSIAMAIGPALGLWLWKDKNVDVLLLAVCVIAALSLAFAIGMRVTGTRPEPERPAAPVAANTGAKKGRLHWSDVIEPKALPISIVGFVVSFAYSSLSGFFAAFTEEIHQTHVTALFFVVFAVMIVASRPVIGRVFDRYKEHYLYYPGIALFAIGMIVLGQAHSAVAVLLTGAAMGIGYGALLPCFQTLAIKLAPEHRRGSATGTFFLMFDLGYGVGSYVMGVIASVSDYRMMYAGAGSIALLSVLFYVMLHHRRRAALPAPEARAKTA; this is translated from the coding sequence GTGATCAAGGAGAAAATATGGACGAGGGACTTTGTCGTCGTTTGTTTGAGCAGCTTTTTTATGTTTTTGACGTTTTATATATTGGCCACGGCCTTTCCGCTTTACGTGAAGGACAGCATGCATGGCAGTCAGCAGCAGATGGGCCTCGCGATCACGATCTACGTCGTCGGAGGCGTGCTCGGCAGGCCGCTGTCCGGCATGTGGGCGGACCGGTTCGGCAAAAAAAGGATGACGGTAATCGGCTTGGCCGTCTTCCTGGCGGCTTGCATCGCTTATTTCGGCGCAAAAGGGATGCTGCTGTTCCTCGCGGTGCGCCTTGTGCACGGAGTCAGCTATGCCGTGGCGTCGACCGCTTCGAGCGCGGCCGCCACTTCGCTCGTTCCCCGCACGCGTCAGGGGGAAGGCGTCGGGTACTACAGCATGTTCATGAGCATCGCGATGGCGATCGGGCCGGCGCTCGGCCTGTGGCTGTGGAAGGACAAAAACGTGGACGTGCTGCTGCTTGCGGTATGCGTCATCGCGGCGTTGTCGCTCGCGTTTGCGATTGGCATGCGGGTGACCGGGACTAGGCCGGAGCCGGAGCGGCCCGCCGCGCCTGTGGCGGCAAATACCGGGGCGAAGAAGGGCCGCCTGCATTGGAGCGACGTGATCGAGCCGAAGGCGCTGCCGATCTCGATCGTCGGCTTCGTCGTATCGTTCGCCTACAGCTCGCTGTCCGGCTTTTTCGCGGCCTTTACCGAGGAGATTCATCAGACGCATGTCACGGCGCTGTTTTTTGTCGTGTTCGCGGTGATGATCGTCGCCTCCCGTCCCGTCATCGGGCGGGTGTTCGACCGGTACAAGGAGCATTACCTGTATTACCCCGGCATCGCGCTGTTCGCGATCGGCATGATCGTGCTCGGCCAGGCGCACTCCGCGGTCGCCGTGCTGCTGACCGGCGCCGCGATGGGTATCGGGTACGGGGCGCTGCTGCCCTGCTTCCAGACGCTGGCGATCAAGCTGGCGCCCGAGCACCGGAGAGGCAGCGCGACCGGCACGTTTTTTCTGATGTTCGACCTGGGCTACGGCGTCGGCTCATACGTTATGGGCGTGATCGCCTCCGTCTCGGATTATCGCATGATGTACGCCGGCGCGGGCTCGATCGCGTTGTTGTCGGTGCTGTTCTACGTCATGCTGCACCACCGCCGGCGCGCGGCGCTTCCCGCGCCGGAAGCGCGGGCAAAGACGGCATAA
- a CDS encoding glycosyltransferase, which yields MSKPGVSIVACTNRPEFFANVLDNYMRQRYAPKQMIVIVNKDGIDLKALRRQAARCPGVTVYRVPERISLGQCLNCGISRAKYPLIAKFDHDDYYSPYYLNEQVRALLRTGSSVVGKHACLVYLAASRRLIVRSPGERQRFMNFVQGGTILFRKKVLKDARFADISLGEDVRFLRSCRRNGHRVYATSPYNYVYVRRKDKRTHTWRVEDRYYLKGSTPVAVTDRYRAYAIRKA from the coding sequence TTGAGCAAACCCGGAGTATCCATTGTAGCTTGCACGAACCGTCCCGAATTTTTCGCCAACGTGCTGGATAATTACATGCGGCAGCGTTATGCGCCCAAGCAAATGATCGTTATCGTTAACAAAGACGGCATCGATCTGAAAGCCCTGCGCCGGCAGGCAGCCCGCTGCCCGGGCGTCACCGTCTACCGGGTGCCCGAGAGAATCTCCCTCGGCCAATGCCTCAACTGCGGCATTTCCAGGGCCAAGTACCCGCTCATCGCGAAGTTCGATCACGATGACTACTATTCGCCGTATTACCTGAACGAACAGGTCCGGGCGCTTCTGCGAACCGGCAGCTCCGTCGTCGGCAAGCATGCCTGCCTTGTCTACCTTGCCGCGAGCCGCCGGCTGATCGTCCGTTCGCCCGGCGAGCGGCAGCGCTTCATGAATTTCGTGCAGGGAGGCACGATCCTGTTCCGCAAAAAAGTGCTGAAGGACGCACGGTTCGCCGACATCTCCTTGGGCGAGGACGTGCGGTTCCTCCGAAGCTGTCGGAGAAATGGGCATCGGGTGTACGCGACCTCGCCTTACAACTACGTCTATGTCCGCCGCAAGGACAAAAGGACGCATACGTGGCGGGTGGAGGACCGTTACTATCTGAAGGGAAGCACCCCCGTCGCGGTGACGGATCGTTATCGTGCGTACGCGATTCGAAAGGCTTGA
- a CDS encoding ROK family transcriptional regulator: MKERIATPKDRSRLIYSGIRAALLTHGSMTKVELSAMLGISFPTISKFLSDMESEGELVAAGLDESSGGRRAQRYAYNPEHMLGLALFLEKNETHYAVFNCLGEAKERGSTTSLLEGNAETLSAYIAQILERHPRIRAIAVGVPGAVNNGKIIFIPCYEAFHDFDLKGYLEERFRIPVVVENDMNAAVLGFNEKKSEHVNPSIVYLYFGQNGPGAGILVNGDIVRGSTFFAGEVSFLPQYEDRNFTQALDRAHASPPGRMNERELDAVSRMVASCTAILNPHTIVFCRDEVSETLLDRIAERSAAYVPPAHLPDLTASDWRQDYLDGLRSLGLHRMISGASV; this comes from the coding sequence GTGAAGGAACGAATCGCGACACCCAAAGACCGCAGCCGACTGATCTACAGCGGCATACGCGCCGCGCTGCTCACGCATGGCAGCATGACCAAGGTCGAGCTCAGCGCCATGCTGGGCATCAGCTTCCCGACGATCAGCAAGTTTCTGTCCGACATGGAGAGCGAAGGGGAGCTGGTTGCGGCGGGACTCGACGAGTCGAGCGGCGGACGGCGGGCGCAGCGGTATGCGTACAATCCCGAGCATATGCTGGGTCTTGCCCTGTTTCTGGAAAAGAACGAGACCCATTACGCGGTCTTCAATTGCCTGGGCGAAGCCAAGGAACGGGGATCGACTACGAGCCTGCTCGAAGGGAACGCGGAGACGCTATCGGCGTATATCGCGCAGATTCTCGAACGGCACCCCAGGATTCGCGCGATAGCGGTCGGCGTCCCCGGGGCGGTAAACAACGGAAAAATCATTTTTATTCCTTGCTACGAGGCTTTCCACGACTTCGATCTGAAAGGATATCTGGAGGAGCGGTTCCGGATCCCGGTCGTCGTTGAGAACGACATGAATGCCGCCGTCCTGGGCTTCAACGAAAAGAAAAGCGAGCACGTCAATCCGTCGATCGTCTACCTGTACTTCGGTCAGAACGGTCCGGGCGCCGGCATCCTCGTGAACGGGGACATCGTGCGCGGGAGCACCTTTTTCGCCGGAGAGGTGTCCTTCCTGCCTCAGTATGAGGACCGGAACTTTACGCAGGCGCTGGATCGCGCTCATGCATCGCCGCCGGGCCGGATGAACGAAAGGGAGCTGGATGCCGTCAGCCGGATGGTCGCCTCCTGCACGGCGATTCTGAACCCGCATACGATCGTATTTTGCCGGGACGAGGTAAGCGAGACGCTGCTGGACCGGATCGCGGAGCGAAGTGCCGCCTACGTGCCGCCGGCGCATCTGCCTGACCTGACCGCGAGCGACTGGCGGCAGGATTATCTGGACGGGCTGCGGAGTCTCGGGCTTCATCGGATGATCTCCGGCGCGAGCGTATGA
- a CDS encoding MFS transporter — protein sequence MATFFLLIIYLAFISLGLPDSLLGASWPVMHADINAPLGTAGVLYMIVAAGTIVSSLASGAVLKRFGTGKVAAISCVMTAGALLGFSQSPSLIWLILFAIPLGLGGGSVDAGLNNYVAEHYEARHMSWLHCFWGVGATLGPMIMARYIAGTGSGSWRDGYLAVAGIQFVLVVILFATLPLWDRVARSRRSASAHREGEDAALPEGDADTRPVKPLQVKGVKLALVSFLFYCGVESTVGLWGSSYLVGVKGLSASTAAQWVSMYYMGITIGRLITGFVTFKVGNRALIRCGQATALAGAALLVLPLPAGFSFAGLMIIGLGLAPIYPCMLHETPIRFGKRHAPSIMGYQMAVAYTGSTLMPPLLGFLASHSTIGVFPSYLALSAAAMFLFSERLNVYLRKA from the coding sequence ATGGCAACCTTCTTTTTATTGATTATTTATCTCGCATTTATCAGCCTGGGCTTGCCGGATTCGCTGCTGGGCGCGTCGTGGCCCGTCATGCATGCAGACATAAACGCGCCGCTCGGGACCGCGGGCGTTCTTTATATGATCGTCGCCGCGGGCACCATCGTGTCCAGCCTGGCGAGCGGAGCCGTCTTGAAGCGGTTCGGCACGGGAAAAGTCGCGGCGATCAGCTGCGTCATGACCGCGGGGGCCCTGCTCGGCTTTTCCCAGTCTCCCTCGCTGATCTGGCTCATCCTCTTCGCCATCCCGCTCGGACTCGGCGGCGGCTCCGTCGATGCCGGGCTCAACAACTATGTGGCCGAGCATTACGAAGCCCGGCATATGAGCTGGCTGCACTGCTTCTGGGGCGTCGGCGCTACGCTGGGGCCGATGATCATGGCACGCTATATCGCGGGAACGGGCTCGGGTTCCTGGAGAGACGGGTACCTCGCCGTGGCGGGGATTCAATTCGTCCTCGTCGTCATTTTGTTCGCCACGCTGCCCTTGTGGGACCGCGTGGCGCGGAGCCGCCGGAGCGCTTCCGCGCATCGGGAAGGGGAGGACGCCGCCCTGCCGGAAGGCGACGCCGATACAAGGCCGGTCAAGCCCCTGCAGGTCAAGGGCGTCAAGCTGGCGCTCGTTTCCTTTTTGTTCTATTGCGGCGTCGAATCGACCGTCGGTCTGTGGGGCAGCAGCTATCTCGTTGGCGTCAAAGGCCTGTCAGCTTCGACCGCCGCGCAATGGGTGTCTATGTACTATATGGGCATCACGATCGGCCGGCTGATTACGGGCTTCGTCACCTTCAAGGTCGGCAATCGCGCGCTCATCCGCTGCGGGCAGGCGACGGCGCTCGCGGGCGCCGCGCTGCTCGTCCTCCCGCTGCCGGCGGGCTTCTCCTTCGCGGGCTTGATGATCATAGGCTTAGGCCTCGCGCCGATCTATCCGTGCATGCTGCACGAGACGCCGATCCGGTTCGGCAAGCGGCATGCGCCGTCCATCATGGGCTACCAGATGGCCGTCGCTTATACGGGCAGCACGCTGATGCCGCCGCTGCTCGGCTTTCTCGCCTCGCATTCGACCATCGGCGTATTCCCGTCTTACCTCGCACTCTCGGCGGCTGCGATGTTTTTATTTTCGGAACGGTTGAACGTTTACCTGAGAAAGGCTTAG
- the hmpA gene encoding NO-inducible flavohemoprotein has product MLSSRTIEIIKSTAPVLEEHGTTITKHFYKTMFAAHPELLNLFNHANQSQGRQQTALANVVYAAALHIDKLESILPVVKQIAHKHRSLGVKADQYPIVGKYLLGAIKDVLGDAATDDILGAWAEAYGIIANVFIQVEEGMYEHAEKQDGGWAGFRAFRVARKVAESDVVTSFYLVPADGGALAAFEPGQYISVRLDIPGEANTHIRQYSLSDAPGKPYYRISVKREDALPGKPAGKVSSYLHAQVEEGDALHLSAPAGEFVLDLTDTRPLVLISGGVGLTPMVSMLKAAAEAQPGREITFIHAARSGAAHALRQEAEEVAANGPHVSAHWCYSRPSASDRETGAFHKEGYVDLFWLQQVVPTTEASFYFCGPTAFMRTVYAALRAWGIGEERMRFEFFGPSGSLLGAEAETKTNTVEA; this is encoded by the coding sequence ATGCTTAGTTCCCGCACGATAGAGATCATTAAATCCACGGCGCCCGTGCTCGAGGAGCACGGCACGACGATTACTAAGCACTTCTACAAAACCATGTTCGCGGCGCATCCGGAGCTGCTGAATCTGTTCAATCATGCGAACCAGAGCCAGGGCAGGCAGCAGACCGCGCTTGCCAACGTCGTATACGCCGCGGCGCTGCACATCGACAAGCTGGAATCGATCCTGCCGGTCGTGAAGCAGATCGCGCACAAGCACCGCAGCCTCGGCGTGAAGGCCGATCAGTATCCGATCGTCGGCAAGTATCTGCTGGGCGCGATTAAGGACGTACTCGGCGACGCGGCGACGGATGACATACTGGGTGCCTGGGCGGAGGCGTACGGCATCATCGCGAACGTCTTCATCCAAGTTGAGGAAGGCATGTACGAGCATGCGGAAAAGCAGGACGGCGGCTGGGCGGGCTTCAGAGCGTTTCGCGTCGCGCGCAAGGTGGCGGAGAGCGACGTCGTCACGTCGTTCTATCTAGTGCCGGCGGACGGCGGGGCGCTCGCGGCCTTCGAGCCGGGGCAGTATATCAGCGTGCGGCTCGACATTCCGGGCGAGGCCAATACGCATATTCGCCAGTACAGCCTGTCCGATGCGCCTGGCAAGCCGTATTACCGGATCTCGGTGAAAAGAGAAGATGCGCTTCCCGGCAAGCCGGCAGGCAAGGTGTCTTCGTACCTGCACGCGCAGGTTGAAGAAGGGGACGCGCTGCATCTGTCGGCGCCGGCAGGCGAGTTCGTGCTTGACCTGACGGACACCCGGCCGCTCGTGCTCATCAGCGGCGGCGTGGGGCTGACGCCGATGGTCAGCATGCTGAAGGCCGCGGCGGAAGCGCAGCCTGGACGCGAGATTACGTTCATTCATGCGGCGCGGAGCGGGGCCGCTCATGCGCTGCGGCAAGAAGCGGAGGAAGTCGCGGCGAACGGCCCGCACGTGTCCGCGCACTGGTGCTATAGCCGCCCGTCGGCATCGGACCGGGAGACGGGGGCTTTTCACAAGGAAGGATACGTCGATCTGTTCTGGTTGCAGCAAGTGGTCCCGACAACGGAGGCGAGTTTCTACTTCTGCGGGCCGACCGCGTTTATGAGGACGGTATATGCCGCGCTGCGGGCGTGGGGGATTGGGGAGGAGCGGATGCGTTTCGAGTTTTTCGGACCGTCCGGCAGCTTGCTGGGGGCGGAAGCGGAGACTAAGACAAATACCGTTGAAGCTTGA
- a CDS encoding putative bifunctional diguanylate cyclase/phosphodiesterase, which yields MRVLGSNMLQIAAGAIGAYWTLRTGLRLTGNPSRFWLLLGIGLIFNTFSNFQLLYKQLASMATEYSAFSYIFWLIAYCFYLAALFCKYRQIHGRSGRAGYVFNIIVFTVTATSASVHFVINPIISIADESPFVTLLSVVYPLASLSIFLITLILYYSLLQQGALTSSMLFVVWGMLSQVAGDIGYAYLAEQQEQYSGQFVDVLWVLALLLIGLGGRYAGEGQTDPMQEREPDAQIKESFFTYASIAVLVILFVLSSHWDFNALSLGLLLLFLLVMGRQLRMMRVLNKLMGEYRYLAYHDPLTGLKNRISFQQDLERIIGKAGVRAGLLLIDLDRFKVINDTLGHHAGDLILVQTAERLRRCVGARSPLYRLGGDEFVVILTDAENSWCAAAADRILGQFREPFRWEEIEIIVTPSIGISIYPDNGCTSNDLLKYADAAMYLAKESGKNSFRFYNTELHAIMARKMKLEHELRRAIERNQFKLHYQPKVELRTKRIIGMEALLRWEHPELGVVSPAEFIPVAEESGQIVAIGDWVLERACEQNKSWQDKGFPPLCVSVNVSVRQFQHREFLMSVRSVLQRTGLPAAYLELEITESIMQNVKESTDVLRALRRMGISISIDDFGTGYSSLFIIPKLPVDTIKIDKSFIDDIDDRVQLSMLKTIIDLGLGLNLGVVAEGIESEHQRQVLVAHGCPVGQGYLYSRPVSPEAFEEMLSAAGESGAEMLLG from the coding sequence ATGCGCGTCTTAGGCTCGAATATGCTGCAGATCGCGGCAGGCGCAATCGGCGCTTATTGGACCTTGAGGACCGGCCTGAGACTGACCGGCAACCCCAGCAGATTTTGGCTGCTGCTCGGCATCGGCTTAATCTTCAACACATTTTCGAATTTTCAGCTGCTCTACAAGCAGCTTGCATCGATGGCGACCGAGTATTCCGCCTTCTCATACATTTTCTGGCTAATCGCATATTGTTTTTATCTCGCAGCGCTGTTCTGCAAATACAGGCAAATTCACGGCCGCTCGGGCCGGGCCGGATACGTATTCAATATCATCGTTTTTACGGTTACGGCCACCAGCGCCAGCGTCCACTTCGTGATTAATCCGATCATCTCCATCGCCGACGAATCGCCGTTCGTCACGCTGCTCTCCGTCGTCTACCCCCTGGCGTCGCTGAGCATCTTCCTGATTACCCTTATCCTTTACTATTCCTTGCTGCAGCAGGGCGCGCTGACCAGCTCGATGCTGTTCGTAGTCTGGGGCATGCTGTCACAGGTAGCGGGCGACATCGGTTACGCCTACCTCGCGGAGCAACAAGAGCAGTACTCGGGCCAGTTCGTAGACGTGCTTTGGGTGCTTGCCTTACTGCTGATCGGACTGGGCGGCCGCTATGCGGGAGAGGGACAGACGGATCCGATGCAGGAGCGCGAGCCGGACGCGCAGATTAAAGAATCTTTTTTCACGTACGCCAGCATCGCCGTCCTGGTCATCCTTTTCGTGCTTAGCAGTCATTGGGACTTCAATGCGCTCAGCTTGGGTCTGCTGCTGCTATTCCTGCTGGTCATGGGGCGCCAGCTCCGCATGATGCGCGTCCTGAACAAGCTGATGGGCGAGTACCGCTACCTGGCTTATCACGATCCGCTCACGGGCCTGAAGAACCGAATCAGCTTCCAGCAGGATCTGGAACGAATCATCGGCAAAGCGGGCGTGCGGGCCGGACTGCTGCTGATCGACCTCGACCGCTTCAAGGTGATCAACGATACGCTGGGGCATCATGCCGGGGACCTCATCCTGGTTCAGACCGCCGAACGCTTGAGGCGCTGCGTGGGTGCCCGTTCGCCTCTTTACAGGCTGGGCGGCGACGAATTCGTCGTCATTCTGACCGACGCCGAGAACTCCTGGTGCGCGGCCGCGGCAGACCGGATTTTGGGGCAATTCCGGGAGCCGTTCCGTTGGGAGGAGATCGAGATCATCGTGACGCCGAGCATCGGCATCAGCATCTACCCGGATAACGGATGTACGAGCAACGACCTGTTGAAATACGCGGATGCGGCGATGTACCTGGCGAAGGAGAGCGGCAAAAACAGCTTCCGGTTCTACAACACGGAGCTGCACGCGATCATGGCTCGCAAAATGAAGCTGGAGCACGAGCTCAGGCGGGCGATCGAGCGCAACCAGTTCAAGCTCCACTATCAACCGAAGGTCGAGCTGCGGACGAAGCGGATCATCGGCATGGAGGCGCTGCTTCGCTGGGAGCATCCGGAGCTCGGGGTCGTCTCCCCTGCGGAGTTCATTCCCGTCGCCGAGGAATCGGGCCAGATCGTCGCGATCGGGGATTGGGTACTCGAGCGGGCCTGCGAGCAGAACAAGTCTTGGCAGGACAAGGGCTTTCCGCCGCTGTGCGTATCGGTCAACGTATCGGTCCGCCAGTTCCAGCACCGAGAGTTCCTCATGTCGGTCCGCAGCGTCCTTCAGCGCACGGGCTTGCCTGCCGCCTACCTGGAGCTCGAGATCACGGAGAGCATCATGCAAAACGTGAAGGAGAGCACGGACGTGCTGCGCGCGCTCAGAAGGATGGGCATCAGCATCTCGATCGACGACTTCGGGACGGGTTACTCGTCGCTGTTCATCATCCCGAAGCTGCCGGTCGATACGATCAAGATCGACAAATCCTTCATCGACGATATCGACGACCGCGTCCAGCTGTCCATGCTGAAGACGATCATCGACTTGGGGCTAGGCCTCAACCTGGGCGTCGTCGCGGAAGGGATCGAGTCCGAGCATCAACGGCAGGTGCTCGTCGCGCACGGCTGCCCGGTGGGGCAGGGGTATCTCTATTCGAGGCCGGTGAGCCCGGAAGCGTTCGAGGAGATGCTGTCGGCCGCGGGGGAGTCGGGGGCGGAGATGTTGTTGGGATAG
- a CDS encoding multidrug efflux MFS transporter gives MPIWKRNLIVCWFGMFVTGIGMSQLAPVLPLFIQHLGIEDKAYVSQLSGLAFGITFIVSAIFSPIWGHAADRFGRKPMLLRASLGMAIVIGCMGFAHNVYVLIGLRLLQGVITGYGTACTTMIATQTDKEHAGYALATLSTASIAGSLLGPTVGGFIGENLGMRDVFFFTGALLFVAFVATALFVRESFEREDKRVLRFKEIWGLVPEKSLTLVLFATFFVLTIALYSVEPILTVYIKHLSGGAGHVALIAGITFSASGLANIFAAPRLGKLSDRIGAHKVMLASIAVAGLLFIPQAFVTAPWQLMILRFLLGLTSAGLTPAVNILLKKITPQQITGRVFGFSMSAGYLGVFAGSVLGGQVAAWFGLRYVFGLTGALLLINAVWVYAKVYRKLATQQADATVGAVK, from the coding sequence ATGCCGATATGGAAAAGAAATCTGATCGTATGCTGGTTCGGGATGTTCGTCACGGGCATAGGCATGAGCCAGCTCGCCCCGGTGCTGCCGCTGTTTATCCAGCATCTGGGCATTGAAGATAAGGCGTACGTCTCCCAGCTGTCCGGTCTCGCGTTCGGCATTACGTTTATCGTGTCGGCGATCTTCTCGCCGATCTGGGGGCACGCGGCCGACCGGTTCGGACGCAAGCCGATGCTGCTGCGCGCGAGCCTCGGCATGGCGATCGTCATCGGCTGCATGGGCTTCGCGCATAACGTGTACGTGCTGATCGGGCTCCGGCTGCTGCAAGGCGTCATCACGGGCTACGGGACGGCCTGCACGACCATGATCGCCACGCAGACGGATAAAGAGCATGCGGGCTACGCGCTCGCTACCCTCTCTACGGCGAGCATCGCCGGATCGCTGCTCGGTCCGACGGTCGGCGGCTTCATCGGCGAGAACCTCGGGATGCGCGACGTGTTTTTTTTCACGGGCGCGCTGCTGTTCGTCGCTTTTGTCGCGACCGCGCTGTTCGTGCGGGAATCGTTCGAGCGCGAGGACAAACGGGTGCTTCGGTTCAAGGAAATCTGGGGCCTCGTTCCCGAGAAAAGTCTCACGCTCGTCCTGTTCGCCACCTTTTTCGTGCTTACGATCGCCCTGTACTCGGTCGAGCCGATCCTCACCGTATATATCAAGCATCTATCCGGCGGTGCCGGACATGTCGCGCTGATCGCGGGCATTACGTTCTCGGCGTCGGGCCTCGCCAACATCTTCGCAGCCCCGCGGCTAGGCAAGCTGTCCGACCGGATCGGCGCGCACAAGGTCATGCTTGCATCGATCGCCGTGGCGGGCTTGCTGTTCATTCCCCAAGCGTTCGTCACCGCTCCGTGGCAGCTCATGATTCTGCGCTTCCTGCTGGGGCTGACGTCCGCCGGACTCACGCCGGCGGTCAATATCCTGCTCAAAAAGATCACGCCGCAGCAGATCACGGGCAGGGTGTTCGGATTTTCCATGTCCGCGGGATATCTCGGCGTGTTCGCCGGCTCCGTGCTGGGCGGCCAGGTCGCGGCGTGGTTCGGCCTTCGGTACGTGTTCGGCTTGACCGGCGCGCTGCTGCTGATCAACGCCGTATGGGTGTACGCGAAGGTGTACCGCAAGCTGGCGACACAGCAAGCCGATGCTACGGTCGGTGCGGTGAAATAA